One genomic window of Ficedula albicollis isolate OC2 chromosome 18, FicAlb1.5, whole genome shotgun sequence includes the following:
- the LOC101814763 gene encoding ankyrin repeat domain-containing protein 40-like — MAAAWESLCKAKERPALRHLELQNFRKCRSLGNFKETLLPVITLRVTRVKQDGAGEEEPGRCIPTLLLPSRRTCLHWACKRNHAQVVSCLLEAGADKHILTAKGELAAQLTSKPDIRKILGEEQTECQGAKDLNLPIIANYSAKPPFPNVYSEESIPGSLAESQNESASISSASQSETSPCSSAPQAESICTAVSCSSDDESIPAASPAATAPEPPVVTASASASASPALPPGPACPPPPPPSLGLCSPAVSGQALPLQPNTSPSSPASAFQPFFTGTFPYNMQELVLKVRVQNLRDNDFIEIELDRQELTYQDLLRVSCCELGINPEQVEKIRKLPNTLVRKDKDVARLQDFQELELVLMRSDSSPFRNAAAVLTERPCYNSRASKLTY, encoded by the exons ATGGCGGCggcc TGGGAGTCACTCTGCAAGGCAAAGGAGCGTCCTGCCCTGCGCCACTTAGAGCTACAGAACTTTAGAAAGTGCCGCAGTTTAGGAAACTTTAAGGAAACTTTACTCCCAGTTATCACTTTACGCGTAACTCGGGTGAAGCAGGACGGGGCTGGTGAGGAGGAGCCGGGGCGATGCATCCCAACCCTTCTGCTTCCTTCCCGCAGGACCTGCCTGCACTGGGCCTGTAAGCGGAACCATGCCCAAGTGGtgtcctgcctgctggaggctggCGCTGACAAGCACATCCTCACTGCTAAGGGAGAGCTGGCGGCACAGCTAACATCGAAACCAGACATCCGCAAGATTTTGGGAG AGGAACAAACTGAATGTCAAGGAGCGAAGGATTTAAATTTACCCATTATTGCGAACTACTCAGCCAAGCCACCATTCCCTAACGTTTACAGCGAAGAAAGCATTCCAGGCAGCTTggcagaatcccagaatgaaAGTGCTTCCATCTCTTCTGCTTCCCAGAGTGAAACCAGCCCTTGTTCATCAGCACCTCAGGCCGAAAGCATCTGCACAGCCGTGTCCTGCAGCAGCGATGATGAGAGTATCCCAGCAGCgagccctgcagccacagctcctgagcCCCCCGTCGTCACAGCCTCAGCCtcagcctctgccagcccagcactgccccccggccccgcctgccccccgccccccc CCCCCAGCttggggctctgctccccagcagtgTCCGGCCAggccctgcccctgcagcccaacacctcccccagcagccctgcctccgccttccagcccttcttcaCTGGAACATTCCCCTACAACATGCAAG AACTTGTGCTCAAGGTCAGAGTCCAGAACCTGAGAGACAATGACTTCATTGAGATTGAACTGGACAGACAAGAATTGACCTATCAAGATCTGCTCAGAGTGAGCTGCTGTGAACTGGGCATTAATCCAGAGCAAGTAGAGAAGATCAGAAAACTACCCAATACACTTGTAAGAAAG GACAAGGATGTTGCCAGACTCCAGGatttccaggagctggagctggtcCTCATGAGAAGTGACAGCTCTCCATTCCGGAACGCTGCGGCCGTGCTGACGGAGCGGCCGTGCTACAACAGCAGAGCATCCAAACTCACCTACTGa